The genomic DNA ATTTAGAAGTTGGCAAAGGACCCTCGAGGAgctgaggagggaaaggaaggagacaaACCTAGACATGGAACAGGATGCAGCTATCCAACCCTCTGAAAGAATTCAATACTGCCCAAATGGACTAATGGTCTGTTCTGACCCCATTGTGGAGGGTGGTCAGTGCTTCTTGAACTTGCCAGCATCCATTATCCTCTGGGAAGCGCTAAGATGTTTCCAGGCATCCAAAATGAGAACAGAGGGAATGACAATCCACAGTGAATTCATGAAgacaaaataaaaccagaaataaaTTGGGTGCCACATCTCGCTGTGGCTGAAACCGTCCCGATACTCTGTGTAGAAATAGAGAATATCTCCATACAGCTGGCCTGTGATAAGgatagggaaaaaaatcatcACTTAAGAGTTGAACAAAAAGGATAGAGTATGAGTCTAAAGCAAGAAAGAACTGCAATGAGGTACGTGTTGGTGAGGGGCAGggtgtaaaaataattttaaaaagtgttttcaaAAGACTTTGTGAGCACATGTAAGAAAGTAGCTCAACTCCATTTCTCCTAAAAAACAGATATCACAGAATCCCTTTCTGTAAGGAATCTGTAACACAAACACTAATGAATTACATTCATACAAGAATAAGCACACATGCAAGAAAAAAAGCAAAGTTTAGAGAAGTTATTTGGGGGATTAAAACCTCCAGAAACACCCAGCTAGCATTGCCTCCACTGAGTTGTAATGCCCTCTACAATTAATAGGAAAGTCCTCACTTTGCCTTCAGTGCATACAAACAACAAATGGAGCCACCTGGGAAATTATGGATTAGATTTTTTCTACTCATTTGCAAAGTTCATTGTGCAGCAATTTGAGCATTTGAACCAACAGTGAAGAACAGGAAGCACAATCCACTCATGGTTCTTATCTCTCTGTCTTATGCAACAATTCACAAATCTGCTATGAAAGGAGGGGAGGCGAGCAAGCAGACAATATGGGAgggaaggtgttaaaaatcaagtTTTCTGATGAGGAAAAAATAGGGGAGTAAGACAATGGGGAATTTTATAGAGGAGGAAGATTAAGGATAGAACTTAAAAAGAAACGAAGGGCTGGGGTTATGGCTGCCAGAAATATATGGGACATATAGCCACATTTTAATATTCTACTTGAGCAGAATACatgcttaaaattctgttttaagaGGCCATTTAGATGAGTCTAACAAGTTGGGGAATGTAAGGATTTGCCCTTGTATTTGCCTCATGTACATACCTAATGACACCACCAGCTGCAGCACAAATCGGTGAGACTGGCCTGAAAGAAAAGCTAGCACTGTCCAGAGGCTGAGAGGGCCCCAAGCAAAGGCTGTGATTGTTTCCATGCAAACTGTGAAATTGTCCGCTCTGCGGAGAAAAAAGGTGGAATGGAAATCACTTAAGGACTCAGAAGTATCtgaaatctatgattctatgattcatttcatttcatttcatttgtaggCCACCTCTGTCAAAGAATGAGTCAGTTAAAAAATAttcacaataattaaaaaaaaacaattaaaatcaccacataaaacagtataaaataatttaaaagacatgCAAACCCTGCTTAAACAGAAAAGTATTTACCAGTTGGTGAAAGGAAAATAGGTGGGACCCAGCCTAGCatttcagagggtgggagcagccactgagaaggccctctcttgtgttctcaccaagtgagcctgcgATGGTGGCAGgcctgagagaaagccttcccctgtagatcttagagctctggcaggttcatatggggagaaaaCAGTCTTTCAGATGGCCTGGACCTATGACACATAGGGCTTCACAAGTCATGATCAGTACtatgaattgtgcccggaaatgaacTGGTGGCCAAATAAGCTGTTTTAATATGGGAGTTACATGCTCTCTGTAACTTGCCCTGGTCAACATTCTGGTCAGAGCACTTTggatctgctgaagtttctgaacagtttccaaaggtagccccaagAAGAGtttgttacagtaatccaaacaggatataatcGAGGCATGTGTCACCGCAGccaaatctgacatctcaaggaacaggcacaacctttgctttccagaccttggaaatgttaattattattattattaacttttatttataaagcgctgtaaatttaaatAGCTGTTAACTATTCACTTCTGGGGTCTGAGGAGATATAGTTCAAaaccaacttttccaagctccgtTTATGACTTACTGTTATCTTTCTAACTCCTCCTTGATACCTGTGCACTTATACATACCTGACAACTCATGATATCACTTCAGTGCATTTCATGAACTCGAAATGAGTCCGCGAACACTTATGCtataacaaatgttttaaaagtttccAATCCCCCAGAGTTACTAATGCAACAATTATCAAGATTCTCTtgagaaatagtaaaaaaaggaGGGAACATAAGGCCTGTGTTTTATCTATGCTCATATTGAATCATTTTGAAAAATAGTGAAACAAGAGAGGAATTAACATTAACTACAGATATTAAGAATGGCTCTGTAATGGATTTATATTACTGTTAAACTGCTacatctttcattttaaaaatattcagggCTGGACCAGTGGCTTTCCCACACTGGGTAAAACCCGGTGCATGGGGCAGGGCTTCAGGAGAGGTGGGGTTTCCGGTCCTGGACTTCCGGTAGGGTTTCCAGGATGGGGGTGCATGGGAGTACCTGTGAGGGCTGGAGCGGGCCCCTTGTGGCTCATTGCGGGGCTGGAGAGAGCCAGTGCGGCTTCAAAGCAGCCAGGTGGGGCCAAGGGAAGCCGGCATGGAGCTGGGGAGAGCTAGAACAGCTCCGAAAACAGCTGGGCAGGGTCCAAAGAAGCTTGCAGAGCCCCGAAAGTGGCTGGATGGTGCCAAGGGGAGCTGGCCTGGGGCTGGGGAGAACCAGCGTGGCCTTGAAAGCAGCCAGGTAGGCCGCAGGGAAGCTGGCACGGAGCTGAGGGAATCCGGTCAGGCCCCAAAAGCCCCTGCGCAGACCGGAGTAGCATCAGCAGGAAGTGGGGAGTTGACCTGGTGTCACCCCATACGGCCTGCACACACACTACTGGGCTGGACTGCTGAGGACTACAGTAAAACTTGTTCCATCATGAGACAAAGATAAAAGTAAGCCCTCACTCCACCACTTCAAAGTCAAAACTTACATGACATATCTGCTGTCACCTTTGGCATATTCTTTCCCTATAATATaatgagagaagaaaaacaaggtTGAAGCATTGGTTGCAGTAAACTGGGATACACAGCAGTTTGTTAACTGATCTACTTTTTTTGCTTCATTAGTAATGAATATTAACCAGTACCAATTTAAACATACATTTTACttccaagaaagaaaacaacaactaaCGATAACTGTTCATATTGTGAACTCCAAAAATCCTAGATCAGcaccaaaaaaaaacaattaagcaaATTACATCTCTGCAGAAGTCATTATTGCTCTCAATGTACTTGTTACCTTCTTCAAATAATACAGTACATTTCAAACATACAGACAAAGAGTATCTCCTTTGCAGGGCAGCTAGTGACATCGTGGTCAGAGGAACAGGTGTAAGTAATGATACCCAAGTATAGAGGTATACAAGATATGCCATAAAGCCAGAAAAGGCTCCATTCTCCACTAAGGTATACCATAAAGCCAGCGAAAACTCCACTCTCTTATCACAATGAACTTTGGTACATGCAGCTTAAACCACAAGGGCTAAAAACCTTCatctcttaaaaaaaaattaaggttcTCTAAAATCTGCAGCAAGTCAGATACTGTATTAGTGAACAATGTCACATGCTGATTTGGTGAAGACCGAACTATCTTGAGCATGAGGTGGAAAAGAACATAGCACAGACTCAGTATTGAAACAACCTTTGGACCGTTCTATATACAATACTGTCACAGCttaagtctctcttatccagaattctaaaatccaaaagactccaaaattgttcacatgggtggctgtgatagggactacctttgctttctgatggtttaatgcacacaaactttgtttcatgtacaaaattattaaaaatattgtgtataaaatgactttcaggctatgtgtataaagtatatatgaattATAAATGAGtttcttgtttagacttgggtctaaAGCTGGTTTTATCTGGATTCTAGCCATGCCAACCACTGCCCATTGGACCATCATTTGGCCCAGAGTGTAggcttcaatttttttaaaaggtaaatagAAGCTAAGCTATGAAGCAAAAGTTTAATGGGGCAAGAAGtttaatatataattaaactaacaatataattaaaagtaGTTTAAAAGGGAGAGCTTTAAAAAATAGCAAACCCATATGTATAGGACATTCTGAAAAGCCCCTTTCCACCTGAGCAATGAGCTATCAAAGGCCTGCTGTCAGGATagcagggagggtgccagtctaatcTCTCTTGGAAAGGAATTCCAaaccctgggagcagccaccaagaaggccttctaaTGCAACCCTGTGTAAACACAGATGAGCATTATGAATGCTATACACATGGAAAAGcttgggaaagtaacttttttcgGGCTACAATAACCAGCCCAAATGGCCAATCTCCCCAAGCTATAACACAAGTTGTTTACCAGTGCCAGCCAGGACTGTCCTGATAGCAATCTAACAAGACCAGGTTCACACCTCTGAAGGGACAGAATTCTATTGCAACACAAATCATACAGCATTCTATTGTGACACAAATAATTCACACATCCCCTCCCTCCTATTGCATGAGTCTAAGGGCCCCATTCCAAACAGGCACGCCCAACAAACTCCCTGTGCCCACAACACAAACACCTGTTCCCAATTGCACCACTGTCTATCGCCATTTCCCAGGGCCAAAGGCAGAAGGCACAGAttctgcatgcatgcatgcacacacatccaACTACATCTTA from Sceloporus undulatus isolate JIND9_A2432 ecotype Alabama chromosome 2, SceUnd_v1.1, whole genome shotgun sequence includes the following:
- the LOC121924117 gene encoding 3-beta-hydroxysteroid-Delta(8),Delta(7)-isomerase; amino-acid sequence: MGLEAKPHVVSHPYWPRNLELPHYIPNDRPMWQILAFLFSVSGALLVVTWLAAGWRCKTAASWGTWRSLAVCWFAICGFIHGVIEGWFSLYYMEIPGDQSFLSQLWKEYAKGDSRYVIADNFTVCMETITAFAWGPLSLWTVLAFLSGQSHRFVLQLVVSLGQLYGDILYFYTEYRDGFSHSEMWHPIYFWFYFVFMNSLWIVIPSVLILDAWKHLSASQRIMDAGKFKKH